A single window of Salvia splendens isolate huo1 chromosome 8, SspV2, whole genome shotgun sequence DNA harbors:
- the LOC121743729 gene encoding uncharacterized protein LOC121743729 isoform X1 has product MNERMLQRQMFKQLQEMQRRQQLQELTNARNQNYVNQLSSVKQSSSGQFSPTVNGTPMQDPSGMFMTGNMMQHSGSNGLVLGRSPAGLSQPQLDLSLYGNHTPNPDKNLNQYAHLQGPSNLSTNSSPLGMVSMQPSGFRNSFMSQHFNFPADQINMTDVSVHHSNQEKDLFGQAPTEGLHSAGLSGSYSEQGTRMQGHASALECEGRHEDPGWGGLPAGTTSNFGMSVVDDSLDPLEQKILYNTDDDSWGSFRRSSKVSTGGFAGMMENMSDLDGSPSIQSGSWSALMQSALEETSGNDPGVQEELSGLSSQNPEPLNDNQLPKSNDSKRLQNNWVNRNSPNAVSPRSKPQQMAQNFNMNSSFANFQQSGYEYQKQKEEYYSEFSHATAQNSPRSTSMLPDYNTPQKLPSGRTPVIHTSLPLPNMWPGQHKENPNNDAREAILLSCPSDNQLHNDFSGQESKGAFWLQGSTSHHVPGGFQKKHDQVNQVNTHGYSVHPEIMTSGVNMEAASSVLNVHLERPGENMTAPRSSDPQTSQTHSVFPSLSMAASSSTTLSSHIVNDHVENQHQPSPVPSRMNAEVPLSGNVAVAQPSLTSDRLQHAGFQMGQHTQWQGMALQQDTSSPGSYIFSSSLFGSPDSASNTTRASSAATNGPHYLNYSQQIYNAKQYSGNLAGLDQRLEKGSSIHEGSTDINSSTSLSSNIQKQEHFRDHGLDAGSIGSGSLMTDDGKSFPPKPDSVNYQHPNANLEELFLSGQDSGNKGVAKTDLSGVSFLDTYSSGDSKGWKPAQGGQDGKSDKTLLISYQQNFQQSMLSQNDIPPYSVGSKRPSNAVHPSRISLPMVQSWFKQPETLKNGQRLPIYDSRAAIQATQLSSEMTHGTLQDNSLNMQVNLADASQGNGLLSPPSRNPVLHKQLNPASMLPSSASHQNLAVTLQKKRKLVAFNMVPWHKEINNDQLWPQDISTAEFSWAQAANRREEEVISEAEIVEELHPVIQAKRRLICCTQLMQQVFRPAPSIIICMDSSSNCDYLAYYAARLTLGDACSLTGQFPPDSMDESDSHDKPETSGKTGACKFSKVVEDIVCRTKKLEGDLMRLEKSLSIVDIKVEAQELEKFSTINRFAKFHIRAQPSSVGSETSSSASALHKTPPQRYVAGHPMPNIVPESVDCLCL; this is encoded by the exons ATGAATGAAAGGATGTTGCAGCGTCAGATGTTTAAGCAATTGCAGGAAATGCAGCGAAGACAACAACTCCAGGAGTTGACCAATGCTAGAAACCAGAACTATGTAAATCAACTATCATCAGTGAAACAGTCATCAAGTGGTCAATTTTCTCCTACTGTCAATGGAACACCAATGCAGGATCCGTCAGGAATGTTTATGACCGGTAACATGATGCAACACAGTGGATCCAATGGATTAGTACTTGGACGAAGTCCTGCTGGCCTATCTCAGCCTCAGTTGGACCTATCTTTATATGGGAATCATACTCCAAACCCCGACAAGAATTTGAATCAGTATGCTCACCTTCAGGGCCCATCTAATCTTTCGACCAATAGTAGTCCTTTGGGAATGGTCTCCATGCAGCCTTCAGGCTTCAGAAACTCATTCATGAGTCAACATTTCAATTTTCCTGCTGATCAAATCAACATGACAGACGTGTCGGTTCATCATTCTAATCAAGAGAAGGACTTGTTTGGTCAAGCTCCCACTGAAGGTTTACATAGTGCAGGTTTGTCTGGAAGCTACTCCGAGCAAGGAACTAGAATGCAGGGACATGCATCAGCTCTAGAATGTGAAGGGAGGCATGAAGATCCAGGTTGGGGTGGGCTTCCTGCTGGAACAACATCAAACTTTGGCATGTCAGTGGTGGATGATTCTCTAGACCCATTGGAACAGAAAATCTTGTATAACACAGATGATGACAGCTGGGGATCGTTCAGAAGAAGCAGCAAAGTGAGCACAGGAGGCTTTGCAGGTATGATGGAAAACATGTCTGACTTGGATGGATCGCCTTCTATACAAAGTGGTAGCTGGAGCGCTCTAATGCAGTCTGCTCTCGAAGAAACTTCTGGAAATGATCCTGGGGTACAAGAAGAATTGAGTGGATTGAGCTCCCAGAATCCAGAACCATTGAATGACAATCAGCTCCCAAAGTCCAATGATAGCAAAAGGCTGCAAAATAATTGGGTTAACAGAAACTCCCCAAATGCTGTCTCTCCAAGGTCAAAGCCACAGCAAATGGCCCAGAATTTCAATATGAACTCCAGCTTTGCTAATTTTCAGCAATCGGGTTACGAGTATCAGAAACAGAAAGAAGAATATTATTCTGAGTTTTCTCATGCCACTGCTCAGAACTCTCCAAGAAGTACGAGCATGTTACCTGACTATAACACTCCACAGAAGCTTCCCAGTGGAAGGACCCCTGTTATTCACACATCTTTGCCATTGCCAAACATGTGGCCTGGTCAACATAAGGAGAACCCAAATAATGATGCACGCGAGGCTATCCTATTGTCATGCCCTAGTGACAACCAGCTACACAATGATTTTTCAG GTCAAGAATCCAAAGGTGCTTTTTGGCTTCAAGGGAGTACATCACATCATGTGCCTGGTGGCTTCCAAAAGAAACACGATCAG GTGAACCAGGTAAACACTCATGGGTACTCGGTTCATCCAGAGATTATGACCTCTGGAGTTAATATGGAAGCTGCATCATCAGTGTTAAATGTTCATTTAGAACGTCCTGGTGAAAATATGACTGCTCCGAG GTCTTCGGATCCTCAAACTTCTCAGACACACTCAGTTTTCCCATCCTTATCCATG GCGGCCTCTAGTTCAACGACTCTATCAAGTCATATTGTGAATGATCATGTTGAAAACCAGCATCAACCTTCACCTGTTCCTAGTCGCATGAATGCTGAAGTCCCACTTTCTGGGAACGTGGCTGTTGCACAACCCTCTTTGACATCAGATAGGCTGCAGCATGCGGGATTTCAGATGGGGCAACATACTCAATGGCAGGGTATGGCCTTACAGCAAGATACATCTTCCCCGGGATCTTACATATTTTCCTCTAGTTTGTTTGGCTCCCCTGATTCAGCATCTAACACTACAAGGGCTAGCTCAGCAGCTACAAATGGGCCGCATTACCTGAACTATTCTCAACAAATATACAATGCAAAACAATATTCAGGTAATTTAGCTGGGCTTGATCAGAGATTAGAGAAAGGAAGTTCTATTCATGAAGGGTCAACTGATATAAATAGCTCTACATCCCTCAGCAGTAATATTCAAAAACAAGAACATTTTAGAGATCATGGCTTGGATGCAGGTTCTATTGGCTCTGGTTCATTGATGACTGATGATGGTAAGAGCTTTCCTCCTAAACCTGACAGTGTGAATTATCAGCATCCAAATGCCAATCTCGAGGAGCTGTTCTTGAGTGGACAGGATTCTGGAAACAAAGGTGTAGCAAAAACTGACCTGAGTGGAGTATCATTCCTTGACACATATTCATCTGGGGATAGTAAAGGGTGGAAACCTGCTCAAGGGGGCCAAGATGGTAAGTCTGACAAAACTTTGTTGATATCGTACCAACAGAATTTCCAGCAGAGTATGCTTTCTCAAAATGATATACCACCATATTCAGTTGGCAGTAAAAGACCTTCTAATGCAGTACATCCATCACGTATCAGTTTGCCGATGGTCCAATCCTGGTTTAAACAGCCTGAGACCTTGAAGAACGGACAGAGGTTGCCAATATATGATTCACGAGCTGCAATTCAGGCCACACAACTATCCTCTGAAATGACTCATGGAACCTTGCAGGATAACAGTTTGAATATGCAAGTAAATTTGGCTGATGCTAGTCAAGGAAATGGGTTACTTTCACCTCCATCTAGGAACCCTGTACTGCATAAACAATTAAACCCCGCTTCTATGTTGCCTTCATCTGCCAGTCACCAAAACTTAGCTGTTACATTGCAGAAGAAACGGAAACTTGTTGCATTTAACATGGTACCCTGGCACAAGGAAATTAATAATGACCAGTTGTGGCCCCAAGATATCAG CACCGCTGAGTTTTCATGGGCACAAGCTGCAAACAGAAGAGAAGAAGAG GTAATTTCTGAGGCTGAAATTGTAGAAGAGTTGCACCCAGTGATTCAAGCAAAAAGACGGTTGATTTGTTGTACGCAACTTATGCAACAAGTCTTTCGACCTGCACCATCAATTATTATTTGTATGGATTCCAGTTCAAATTGTGATTATCTAGCGTATTATGCGGCTAGATTAACATTAGGAGATGCATGTAGCTTGACTGGCCAATTCCCTCCTGATTCCATGGATGA